One segment of Panicum virgatum strain AP13 chromosome 1K, P.virgatum_v5, whole genome shotgun sequence DNA contains the following:
- the LOC120711579 gene encoding aquaporin TIP2-1 produces the protein MVKLAFGSVGDSFSATSIKAYVAEFIATLLFVFAGVGSAIAYGQLTHGGALDPAGLVAIAIAHALALFVGVSIAANISGGHLNPAVTFGLAVGGHITILTGLFYWVAQLLGASVACLLLKFVTHGKAIPTHGVAGISALEGVVFEIIITFALVYTVYATAADPKKGSLGTIAPIAIGFIVGANILAAGPFSGGSMNPARSFGPAVAAGNFAGNWVYWVGPLIGGGLAGLIYGDVFIGGSYQQVADQDYA, from the exons ATGGTGAAGCTCGCGTTCGGGAGCGTCGGCGACTCCTTCAGCGCCACCTCCATCAAGGCCTACGTGGCCGAGTTCATCGCCACCTTGCTCTTCGTCTTCGCCGGCGTCGGTTCCGCCATCGCCTACG GGCAACTGACCCATGGCGGCGCGCTCGACCCTGCCGGCCTGGTGGCGATCGCGATCGCCCACGCGCTGGCCCTCTTCGTCGGCGTCTCCATCGCCGCCAACATCTCCGGCGGCCACCTGAACCCCGCCGTGACCTTCGGCCTCGCCGTCGGCGGCCACATCACCATCCTCACCGGCCTCTTCTACTGGGTCGCCCAGCTGCTCGGCGCCTCCGTGGCGTGCCTGCTCCTCAAGTTCGTCACCCACGGCAAGGCCATCCCGACCCACGGCGTCGCCGGCATCAGCGCGCTGGAGGGCGTGGTGTTCGAGATCATCATCACCTTCGCGCTCGTCTACACCGTgtacgccaccgccgccgaccccaAGAAGGGCTCCCTCGGCACCATCGCCCCCATCGCCATCGGCTTCATCGTCGGCGCCAACATCCTCGCCGCCGGGCCCTTCAGCGGCGGCTCCATGAACCCCGCTCGCTCCTTcggccccgccgtcgccgcgggcaACTTCGCCGGCAACTGGGTCTACTGGGTCGGTCCGCTCATCGGCGGTGGCCTCGCTGGCCTCATCTACGGCGACGTGTTCATCGGCGGCTCCTACCAGCAGGTCGCCGACCAGGACTACGCCTAA